The Delphinus delphis chromosome 2, mDelDel1.2, whole genome shotgun sequence genome contains a region encoding:
- the TMEM121 gene encoding transmembrane protein 121 yields MVLPPPDRRHVCLTTLVIMGSMAVMDAYLVEQNQGPRKIGVCIIVLVGDVCFLLVLRYVAVWVGAEVRTAKRGYAMILWFLYIFVLEIKLYFIFQNYKAARRGAADPLARKALTLLLSVCVPGLFLLLVALDRMEYVRTFRKREDLRGRLFWVALDLLDLLDMQANLWEPPRTALPLWAEGLTFFYCYMLLLVLPCVALSEVSMQGEHIAPQKMMLYPVLSLATVNVVAVLARAANMALFRDSRVSAIFVGKNVVALATKACTFLEYRRQVRDFPPPALALELQPPAPQRNSVPPHAPLHGQPGRPHGPSPTRDALDT; encoded by the coding sequence ATGGTGCTGCCGCCCCCGGACCGGCGCCACGTGTGCCTGACCACGCTGGTGATCATGGGCAGCATGGCGGTCATGGACGCGTACCTGGTGGAGCAGAACCAGGGCCCGCGCAAGATCGGCGTGTGCATCATCGTGTTGGTGGGCGACGTGTGCTTCCTGCTGGTGTTGCGCTACGTGGCCGTGTGGGTAGGCGCCGAGGTGCGCACGGCCAAGCGCGGCTACGCCATGATTCTCTGGTTCCTCTACATCTTCGTGCTGGAGATCAAGCTCTACTTCATCTTCCAGAACTACAAggcggcgcggcgcggcgcggccGACCCGCTGGCGCGCAAGGCGCTGACGCTGCTGCTGTCGGTGTGCGTGCCCGGCCTCTTCCTGCTGCTCGTGGCGCTCGACCGCATGGAGTACGTGCGCACCTTCCGGAAGCGCGAGGACCTGCGCGGCCGCCTCTTCTGGGTGGCGCTGGACCTGCTGGACCTGTTGGACATGCAGGCCAACCTGTGGGAGCCGCCGCGCACCGCGCTGCCGCTCTGGGCCGAGGGCCTCACCTTCTTCTACTGCTACATGCTGCTGCTGGTTCTGCCGTGCGTGGCGCTCAGTGAGGTCAGCATGCAGGGCGAGCACATCGCGCCGCAGAAGATGATGCTCTATCCGGTGCTCAGCCTCGCCACCGTCAACGTGGTGGCTGTGCTGGCGCGCGCCGCCAACATGGCTCTCTTCCGCGACAGCCGCGTCTCGGCCATCTTCGTGGGCAAGAACGTGGTGGCGCTCGCCACCAAGGCCTGCACCTTTCTGGAGTACCGCCGCCAGGTGCGCGACTTCCCACCACCCGCGCTGGCTCTGGagctgcagcccccagccccccagcgcAACTCGGTGCCGCCGCACGCGCCGCTGCACGGCCAGCCGGGCCGCCCCCACGGGCCCTCACCCACGCGAGACGCCCTGGACACGTGA
- the TEDC1 gene encoding tubulin epsilon and delta complex protein 1 isoform X2, whose amino-acid sequence MGRRRRRRRVDPADAARALPEAIAALSQTLPAGPSPETFRRAKFDRPEAAPALWRLLFRVLSPQLADGASASFSPEAQVRSVKLALRTQGYPRRALAQLPDDGSQGGRELLLALAWLLARGPLPERLLTQNRVQLGDEMPVCECEALASPGPPAPSVEADGCVDIRHLQWLMGKLRFRWRNLMASQQEQCALLGKLLRRLERENARLQAALEWRRRELVFWRWMDTVLGACPPEASQPTFLPRIPTPGTGALEPLVRELQALQGELREAVEARRAAWEAGVGGRGPQWSAARTALREAVGQDLAALRQACERGGGCSLAQPHGPHRLVRTEAGAPGGPGLRAPEVIEALRSQEARLEVVLRQLQGQCRQELARLVGAPPGPVWILPPGR is encoded by the exons atggggcggcggcggcggcgtcgcCGGGTGGACCCGGCGGACGCGGCCCGGGCCCTGCCCGAGGCCATCGCCGCATTGAGTCAGACTCTGCCCGCCGGACCCAGCCCCGAGACCTTCCGCCGCGCCAAGTTCGACCGTCCGGAGGCG GCCCCCGCGCTCTGGCGGCTGCTCTTCCGCGTGCTCTCGCCGCAGCTGGCCGACGGCGCCTCGGCCTCATTCTCCCCGG AGGCCCAGGTCCGCTCTGTGAAGTTGGCGCTGCGCACCCAGGGCTACCCTAGGCGGGCCCTGGCACAGCTCCCGGACGACGGCTCCCAGGGCGGCCGCGAGCTGCTGCTGGCCCTGGCCTGGCTCCTGGCCCGCGGGCCCCTGCCCGAGCGGCTGCTGACCCAGAACCGCGTGCAGCTGGGAGACGAGATGCCCGTGTGCGAG TGCGAGGCCCTGGCCAGCCCtggccctcctgcccccagcgTGGAAGCAGACGGCTGTGTGGACATCCGCCACCTGCAGTGGCTGATGGGAAAGCTGCGGTTCCGGTGGCGAAACCTGATGGCCAGTCAGCAGGAGCAGTGCGCCCTCCTGGGCAAG CTGCTGCGGAGGCTGGAGAGGGAGAACGCGCGGCTGCAGGCGGCCCTCGAGTGGCGGCGCCGGGAGCTGGTCTTCTGGCGGTGGATG GACACGGTCCTGGGCGCCTGCCCCCCTGAGGCCTCACAGCCCACGTTTCTGCCCAGGATCCCCACACCAGGGACTGGAGCGTTGGAGCCCCTGGTGCGGGAGCTGCAGGCCCTGCAGGGAGAGCTGCGAGAGGCGGTGGAGGCCCGGCGGGCGGCCTGGGAGGCCGGG GTCGGAGGCCGTGGGCCCCAGTGGAGCGCCGCGAGGACGGCCTTGCGGGAGGCCGTGGGACAGGACCTGGCCGCTCTGCGGCAGGCCTGCGAGCGAGGCGGCGGCTGCAGCCTGGCCCAGCCCCACGGGCCCCACCGGCTGGTGAGGACTGAGGCTGGGGCGCCCGGGGGCCCAGGCCTGCGGGCCCCTGAAGTGATTGAGGCGCTGAGGAGCCAGGAGGCCCGCCTGGAGGTGGTGCTGCGCCAGCTCCAGGGCCAGTGTCGGCAGGAGCTGGCCAGGCTGGTGGGAGCCCCGCCCGGCCCCGTCTGGATCCTGCCACCTGGACGCTGA
- the TEDC1 gene encoding tubulin epsilon and delta complex protein 1 isoform X1: MGRRRRRRRVDPADAARALPEAIAALSQTLPAGPSPETFRRAKFDRPEAAPALWRLLFRVLSPQLADGASASFSPEAQVRSVKLALRTQGYPRRALAQLPDDGSQGGRELLLALAWLLARGPLPERLLTQNRVQLGDEMPVCECEALASPGPPAPSVEADGCVDIRHLQWLMGKLRFRWRNLMASQQEQCALLGKIHSYTRGCHSDRSLGHLSVTETELLRDPEGGRQLLRRLERENARLQAALEWRRRELVFWRWMDTVLGACPPEASQPTFLPRIPTPGTGALEPLVRELQALQGELREAVEARRAAWEAGVGGRGPQWSAARTALREAVGQDLAALRQACERGGGCSLAQPHGPHRLVRTEAGAPGGPGLRAPEVIEALRSQEARLEVVLRQLQGQCRQELARLVGAPPGPVWILPPGR; the protein is encoded by the exons atggggcggcggcggcggcgtcgcCGGGTGGACCCGGCGGACGCGGCCCGGGCCCTGCCCGAGGCCATCGCCGCATTGAGTCAGACTCTGCCCGCCGGACCCAGCCCCGAGACCTTCCGCCGCGCCAAGTTCGACCGTCCGGAGGCG GCCCCCGCGCTCTGGCGGCTGCTCTTCCGCGTGCTCTCGCCGCAGCTGGCCGACGGCGCCTCGGCCTCATTCTCCCCGG AGGCCCAGGTCCGCTCTGTGAAGTTGGCGCTGCGCACCCAGGGCTACCCTAGGCGGGCCCTGGCACAGCTCCCGGACGACGGCTCCCAGGGCGGCCGCGAGCTGCTGCTGGCCCTGGCCTGGCTCCTGGCCCGCGGGCCCCTGCCCGAGCGGCTGCTGACCCAGAACCGCGTGCAGCTGGGAGACGAGATGCCCGTGTGCGAG TGCGAGGCCCTGGCCAGCCCtggccctcctgcccccagcgTGGAAGCAGACGGCTGTGTGGACATCCGCCACCTGCAGTGGCTGATGGGAAAGCTGCGGTTCCGGTGGCGAAACCTGATGGCCAGTCAGCAGGAGCAGTGCGCCCTCCTGGGCAAG ATCCACTCATATACCCGTGGCTGCCACAGCGACCGCAGCCTTGGCCACCTGTCTGTCACCGAAACGGAGCTGCTCAGAGACCCGGAGGGTGGCCGTCAG CTGCTGCGGAGGCTGGAGAGGGAGAACGCGCGGCTGCAGGCGGCCCTCGAGTGGCGGCGCCGGGAGCTGGTCTTCTGGCGGTGGATG GACACGGTCCTGGGCGCCTGCCCCCCTGAGGCCTCACAGCCCACGTTTCTGCCCAGGATCCCCACACCAGGGACTGGAGCGTTGGAGCCCCTGGTGCGGGAGCTGCAGGCCCTGCAGGGAGAGCTGCGAGAGGCGGTGGAGGCCCGGCGGGCGGCCTGGGAGGCCGGG GTCGGAGGCCGTGGGCCCCAGTGGAGCGCCGCGAGGACGGCCTTGCGGGAGGCCGTGGGACAGGACCTGGCCGCTCTGCGGCAGGCCTGCGAGCGAGGCGGCGGCTGCAGCCTGGCCCAGCCCCACGGGCCCCACCGGCTGGTGAGGACTGAGGCTGGGGCGCCCGGGGGCCCAGGCCTGCGGGCCCCTGAAGTGATTGAGGCGCTGAGGAGCCAGGAGGCCCGCCTGGAGGTGGTGCTGCGCCAGCTCCAGGGCCAGTGTCGGCAGGAGCTGGCCAGGCTGGTGGGAGCCCCGCCCGGCCCCGTCTGGATCCTGCCACCTGGACGCTGA
- the TEDC1 gene encoding tubulin epsilon and delta complex protein 1 isoform X3, whose product MRHPVPPQAQVRSVKLALRTQGYPRRALAQLPDDGSQGGRELLLALAWLLARGPLPERLLTQNRVQLGDEMPVCECEALASPGPPAPSVEADGCVDIRHLQWLMGKLRFRWRNLMASQQEQCALLGKIHSYTRGCHSDRSLGHLSVTETELLRDPEGGRQLLRRLERENARLQAALEWRRRELVFWRWMDTVLGACPPEASQPTFLPRIPTPGTGALEPLVRELQALQGELREAVEARRAAWEAGVGGRGPQWSAARTALREAVGQDLAALRQACERGGGCSLAQPHGPHRLVRTEAGAPGGPGLRAPEVIEALRSQEARLEVVLRQLQGQCRQELARLVGAPPGPVWILPPGR is encoded by the exons ATGAGACACCCCGTCCCCCCGC AGGCCCAGGTCCGCTCTGTGAAGTTGGCGCTGCGCACCCAGGGCTACCCTAGGCGGGCCCTGGCACAGCTCCCGGACGACGGCTCCCAGGGCGGCCGCGAGCTGCTGCTGGCCCTGGCCTGGCTCCTGGCCCGCGGGCCCCTGCCCGAGCGGCTGCTGACCCAGAACCGCGTGCAGCTGGGAGACGAGATGCCCGTGTGCGAG TGCGAGGCCCTGGCCAGCCCtggccctcctgcccccagcgTGGAAGCAGACGGCTGTGTGGACATCCGCCACCTGCAGTGGCTGATGGGAAAGCTGCGGTTCCGGTGGCGAAACCTGATGGCCAGTCAGCAGGAGCAGTGCGCCCTCCTGGGCAAG ATCCACTCATATACCCGTGGCTGCCACAGCGACCGCAGCCTTGGCCACCTGTCTGTCACCGAAACGGAGCTGCTCAGAGACCCGGAGGGTGGCCGTCAG CTGCTGCGGAGGCTGGAGAGGGAGAACGCGCGGCTGCAGGCGGCCCTCGAGTGGCGGCGCCGGGAGCTGGTCTTCTGGCGGTGGATG GACACGGTCCTGGGCGCCTGCCCCCCTGAGGCCTCACAGCCCACGTTTCTGCCCAGGATCCCCACACCAGGGACTGGAGCGTTGGAGCCCCTGGTGCGGGAGCTGCAGGCCCTGCAGGGAGAGCTGCGAGAGGCGGTGGAGGCCCGGCGGGCGGCCTGGGAGGCCGGG GTCGGAGGCCGTGGGCCCCAGTGGAGCGCCGCGAGGACGGCCTTGCGGGAGGCCGTGGGACAGGACCTGGCCGCTCTGCGGCAGGCCTGCGAGCGAGGCGGCGGCTGCAGCCTGGCCCAGCCCCACGGGCCCCACCGGCTGGTGAGGACTGAGGCTGGGGCGCCCGGGGGCCCAGGCCTGCGGGCCCCTGAAGTGATTGAGGCGCTGAGGAGCCAGGAGGCCCGCCTGGAGGTGGTGCTGCGCCAGCTCCAGGGCCAGTGTCGGCAGGAGCTGGCCAGGCTGGTGGGAGCCCCGCCCGGCCCCGTCTGGATCCTGCCACCTGGACGCTGA
- the TEDC1 gene encoding tubulin epsilon and delta complex protein 1 isoform X4 — protein sequence MGRRRRRRRVDPADAARALPEAIAALSQTLPAGPSPETFRRAKFDRPEAAPALWRLLFRVLSPQLADGASASFSPEAQVRSVKLALRTQGYPRRALAQLPDDGSQGGRELLLALAWLLARGPLPERLLTQNRVQLGDEMPVCECEALASPGPPAPSVEADGCVDIRHLQWLMGKLRFRWRNLMASQQEQCALLGKIHSYTRGCHSDRSLGHLSVTETELLRDPEGGRQLLRRLERENARLQAALEWRRRELVFWRWMDPHTRDWSVGAPGAGAAGPAGRAARGGGGPAGGLGGRGRRPWAPVERREDGLAGGRGTGPGRSAAGLRARRRLQPGPAPRAPPAGED from the exons atggggcggcggcggcggcgtcgcCGGGTGGACCCGGCGGACGCGGCCCGGGCCCTGCCCGAGGCCATCGCCGCATTGAGTCAGACTCTGCCCGCCGGACCCAGCCCCGAGACCTTCCGCCGCGCCAAGTTCGACCGTCCGGAGGCG GCCCCCGCGCTCTGGCGGCTGCTCTTCCGCGTGCTCTCGCCGCAGCTGGCCGACGGCGCCTCGGCCTCATTCTCCCCGG AGGCCCAGGTCCGCTCTGTGAAGTTGGCGCTGCGCACCCAGGGCTACCCTAGGCGGGCCCTGGCACAGCTCCCGGACGACGGCTCCCAGGGCGGCCGCGAGCTGCTGCTGGCCCTGGCCTGGCTCCTGGCCCGCGGGCCCCTGCCCGAGCGGCTGCTGACCCAGAACCGCGTGCAGCTGGGAGACGAGATGCCCGTGTGCGAG TGCGAGGCCCTGGCCAGCCCtggccctcctgcccccagcgTGGAAGCAGACGGCTGTGTGGACATCCGCCACCTGCAGTGGCTGATGGGAAAGCTGCGGTTCCGGTGGCGAAACCTGATGGCCAGTCAGCAGGAGCAGTGCGCCCTCCTGGGCAAG ATCCACTCATATACCCGTGGCTGCCACAGCGACCGCAGCCTTGGCCACCTGTCTGTCACCGAAACGGAGCTGCTCAGAGACCCGGAGGGTGGCCGTCAG CTGCTGCGGAGGCTGGAGAGGGAGAACGCGCGGCTGCAGGCGGCCCTCGAGTGGCGGCGCCGGGAGCTGGTCTTCTGGCGGTGGATG GATCCCCACACCAGGGACTGGAGCGTTGGAGCCCCTGGTGCGGGAGCTGCAGGCCCTGCAGGGAGAGCTGCGAGAGGCGGTGGAGGCCCGGCGGGCGGCCTGGGAGGCCGGG GTCGGAGGCCGTGGGCCCCAGTGGAGCGCCGCGAGGACGGCCTTGCGGGAGGCCGTGGGACAGGACCTGGCCGCTCTGCGGCAGGCCTGCGAGCGAGGCGGCGGCTGCAGCCTGGCCCAGCCCCACGGGCCCCACCGGCTGGTGAGGACTGA
- the LOC132419935 gene encoding cysteine-rich protein 1, protein MPKCPKCNKEVYFAERVTSLGKDWHRPCLKCEKCGKTLTSGSHAEHEGKPYCNHPCYAAMFGPKGFGRGGAESHTFK, encoded by the exons ATGCCCAAGTGCCCCAAGTGCAACAAAGAGGTGTACTTTG CTGAGCGGGTGACCTCCCTGGGGAAGGACTGGCATCGCCCTTGCCTGAAGTGTGAGAAATGTGGAAAGACGCTGACCTCGGGGTCTCACGCCGAG CATGAAGGCAAGCCCTATTGCAACCACCCCTGCTACGCGGCCATGTTCGGCCCCAAAG GCTTCGGGCGCGGTGGGGCAGAGAGCCACACTTTCAAGTAA